One region of Cobetia sp. cqz5-12 genomic DNA includes:
- the metK gene encoding methionine adenosyltransferase gives MSEYSLFTSESVSEGHPDKIADQISDAVLDAIIARDKQARVACETLVKTGVAIVAGEISTSAWVDLEELVRRVITDIGYTSSDVGFDGETCGVLNLIGKQSVDIAQGVDRTKPEDQGAGDQGLMFGYATNETDSFMPAPIHYAHRLVERQAELRKNGMLPWLRPDAKSQVTFRYDEAGKPVAVEAVVLSTQHDPEVSQEDLRAMVKREIIEQVLPAEWLSETTEYHINPTGNFVIGGPVGDCGLTGRKIIVDTYGGMARHGGGAFSGKDPSKVDRSAAYAGRYVAKNVVASGLADKCEIQVSYAIGVAEPTSVSINTFGTGKISDAKIVELVREHFDLRPYAITTMLDLAHPMYQLTAAYGHFGREPFEHSYSWTDVTGEQKTETFTAFPWEKTDRAAGLKAAAGL, from the coding sequence ATGAGCGAATACTCACTCTTCACATCCGAGTCCGTGTCCGAAGGGCATCCGGACAAGATTGCCGACCAGATTTCCGACGCCGTGCTCGATGCCATCATCGCGCGCGACAAGCAGGCACGCGTTGCGTGCGAAACGCTCGTCAAGACAGGCGTTGCCATCGTGGCCGGTGAGATCTCCACCAGCGCGTGGGTGGATCTCGAGGAGCTGGTACGTCGTGTCATCACCGATATCGGCTATACCTCTTCCGACGTCGGCTTCGACGGCGAGACCTGTGGTGTCCTGAACCTGATCGGCAAGCAGAGCGTCGATATCGCCCAGGGCGTCGATCGCACCAAGCCGGAAGATCAGGGTGCGGGCGACCAGGGCCTGATGTTCGGCTACGCCACCAACGAGACCGATTCCTTCATGCCGGCGCCGATCCACTACGCTCACCGTCTGGTGGAGCGTCAGGCGGAACTGCGCAAGAACGGCATGCTGCCGTGGCTGCGTCCGGATGCGAAGAGCCAGGTCACCTTCCGCTACGACGAAGCCGGCAAGCCGGTCGCCGTCGAAGCCGTCGTGCTGTCCACCCAGCATGACCCGGAAGTGTCCCAGGAAGACCTGCGCGCGATGGTCAAGCGCGAGATCATCGAGCAGGTGCTGCCGGCCGAGTGGCTGTCCGAGACCACCGAATACCACATCAACCCGACCGGCAACTTCGTCATCGGTGGCCCGGTGGGTGACTGTGGTCTGACGGGTCGCAAGATCATCGTCGACACCTACGGCGGCATGGCCCGTCACGGTGGTGGTGCCTTCTCCGGCAAGGACCCGTCCAAGGTCGACCGCAGCGCCGCCTATGCCGGTCGCTACGTGGCCAAGAACGTCGTCGCCAGCGGCCTGGCCGACAAGTGCGAGATCCAGGTCTCCTACGCCATCGGTGTCGCCGAGCCGACCTCCGTCTCGATCAACACCTTCGGCACCGGCAAGATCAGCGATGCCAAGATCGTCGAGCTGGTGCGCGAGCACTTCGACCTGCGTCCGTACGCCATCACCACCATGCTGGACCTGGCGCACCCGATGTATCAGCTGACCGCTGCCTACGGCCACTTCGGTCGTGAGCCGTTCGAGCACAGCTACAGCTGGACCGACGTGACCGGCGAGCAGAAGACTGAAACCTTCACCGCCTTCCCGTGGGAAAAGACCGATCGTGCCGCTGGCCTCAAGGCTGCCGCTGGCCTGTAA
- a CDS encoding M48 metallopeptidase family protein gives MADLRYLKGYGSEIQQQASELLESGKTAAFFLGKYPEPHQLQGARALHDYTMALKNRYLRSSAPISKVIYDDRIHVIDNALGLHTFVSRVQGNKLKAKHEIRISSLFRRLPEPLLNMIVVHELAHLREKAHDKAFYRLCCHMQPEYHQREFELRLYLCHRERHGDLW, from the coding sequence GTGGCTGATCTACGCTATCTCAAGGGCTACGGCTCCGAGATTCAACAGCAGGCGAGTGAGCTGCTGGAATCCGGCAAGACGGCAGCCTTCTTTCTCGGCAAGTATCCCGAGCCTCATCAGCTGCAGGGCGCGCGGGCGCTGCATGACTACACCATGGCCCTGAAGAATCGGTATCTGCGTAGCTCGGCGCCGATCAGCAAGGTGATCTACGACGACCGGATTCACGTCATCGATAACGCCCTGGGGCTGCACACTTTCGTGTCGCGGGTGCAGGGCAACAAGCTCAAGGCCAAGCATGAGATTCGCATCTCATCGCTGTTCCGGCGCCTGCCGGAGCCACTGCTCAACATGATCGTGGTCCATGAGCTGGCGCATCTGCGCGAGAAGGCCCACGACAAGGCGTTCTACCGGCTCTGCTGTCACATGCAGCCGGAGTATCATCAACGTGAGTTCGAGCTGCGTCTCTATCTCTGCCACCGTGAACGCCACGGCGATCTCTGGTAG